A single window of Methanoregula sp. DNA harbors:
- a CDS encoding phosphoribosylformylglycinamidine synthase subunit PurQ: MPIVTGSKKKDPQRRPKTKDTGTPARTVVKALIMSGYGINSEMETQEALARAGMGSDIVHINDLIAGRTKLSDYRLLVFPGGFSYGDDTGAGNAYANRVRNNLWDDLEKFLEGDNLVLGICNGFQILANLGLVPAFDKKYTRDVALIPNRKGVLECRFVTLKPVSDNLWTRGIERMYCPIAHGEGNFFCSKAILQRLQKQNMITFQYCHDDLTPADGEYPANPNGSIMDIAGITSEDGKVLGLMPHPERAMEFTSLYDWPYEKERLKREGKGLPHESLNMQFFRNISRYFSD, encoded by the coding sequence ATGCCAATCGTGACAGGGAGTAAAAAGAAGGACCCGCAGCGTCGGCCGAAAACAAAGGATACGGGCACTCCCGCAAGGACCGTTGTAAAGGCCCTCATCATGAGCGGGTACGGGATCAATTCCGAGATGGAGACGCAGGAAGCGCTCGCCCGGGCCGGCATGGGTTCGGATATCGTCCATATCAATGACCTGATCGCAGGAAGAACAAAGTTGTCGGACTACCGGTTACTGGTTTTCCCAGGCGGTTTTTCGTATGGGGACGACACTGGGGCGGGCAACGCGTATGCGAACCGGGTGCGAAACAACCTGTGGGATGACCTGGAAAAATTTCTGGAGGGAGACAACCTTGTATTAGGAATCTGCAACGGGTTCCAGATCCTCGCAAACCTCGGTCTTGTCCCGGCGTTTGATAAAAAATATACCCGTGATGTCGCCCTGATACCGAACCGGAAGGGGGTGCTGGAATGCCGGTTCGTTACATTAAAACCGGTCTCTGATAATCTCTGGACCCGGGGGATTGAACGGATGTACTGCCCGATCGCTCACGGGGAGGGTAATTTTTTCTGTTCGAAAGCAATCCTGCAACGCTTACAAAAACAGAATATGATAACTTTTCAATACTGCCATGATGACCTGACCCCTGCAGACGGTGAATATCCCGCCAATCCCAATGGTTCGATTATGGATATTGCCGGCATCACATCTGAAGATGGAAAAGTTTTAGGGTTGATGCCCCACCCGGAGCGGGCCATGGAGTTCACCAGCCTCTATGACTGGCCATACGAGAAAGAGCGACTGAAACGGGAAGGAAAAGGACTGCCCCATGAATCGCTGAATATGCAGTTTTTCAGAAATATTTCCAGGTATTTTTCCGACTAG
- a CDS encoding ArsR family transcriptional regulator — MSRCIIYHSHSGATRRIAKKLKVACGGDLIEVMPRKKYNALTLYLLGGYRALKDAEDPIEQKKIDVARYDMIVLGSPVWAGKPTPAINAAIAALRGCEGKTAIIFATCKSNPGQTVGILRKRLETMGIKVIGVFVFTQADRKDGKKLNELIVSVNASMTE; from the coding sequence ATGTCCCGGTGTATCATCTACCACTCGCACTCCGGCGCCACCCGCCGCATTGCAAAGAAGTTAAAAGTCGCCTGCGGTGGTGATCTCATCGAAGTGATGCCCCGGAAGAAATACAATGCGCTCACGCTGTATCTGCTTGGTGGGTATCGCGCGTTGAAGGATGCAGAGGACCCCATCGAGCAGAAAAAGATCGATGTTGCCAGGTACGACATGATTGTGCTGGGCTCGCCTGTCTGGGCGGGAAAACCGACGCCCGCAATCAACGCGGCAATTGCCGCCCTTCGCGGGTGTGAAGGCAAAACAGCGATCATCTTTGCGACCTGCAAGAGCAATCCGGGCCAGACGGTTGGCATCCTGCGGAAAAGGCTCGAGACCATGGGCATAAAGGTGATTGGGGTCTTTGTGTTCACGCAAGCTGACCGTAAAGATGGTAAGAAGCTTAACGAGCTGATCGTTTCAGTCAATGCTTCAATGACGGAATAA
- the mptA gene encoding GTP cyclohydrolase MptA, with translation MRSPIPPTRTHDKPENSFARELPDIQATPPDVRINLTRVGVKNVKKLVEVSRHEKRPVIFISTFDVFVDLPGSLKGANLSRNFEVIDEVLQQAIDGEVNEIENLCSAVARRLLDRHEYADRTEVFMRSEFMVKRETPVSHTTCHEVVKVHARAVARRTFREPIVRKSIGAEVTGMTACPCAQNIMKERAMYVFHTLGVSEDVVNGFFAEVPMATHNQRGRGFLCIETDDDQHVDLEKIIGILKESMSSGIYELLKRGDESHVVLAAHKNPRFVEDCVREMAKKVLAEFEYLSGDSMVIIKQTNEESIHQHDAYAERRATIAELVDELNGERFHNSENNQ, from the coding sequence ATGCGATCACCTATTCCGCCCACACGCACCCACGATAAGCCTGAGAATTCATTTGCCCGCGAACTGCCCGACATACAGGCAACCCCACCCGATGTCCGGATCAACCTGACCCGGGTGGGGGTAAAAAACGTCAAGAAACTTGTCGAGGTCTCCCGGCATGAGAAACGGCCGGTCATTTTTATCTCCACATTCGATGTTTTTGTCGACCTGCCCGGGAGCCTGAAAGGGGCAAACCTCTCCCGCAATTTTGAGGTCATCGATGAGGTGCTCCAGCAGGCGATCGACGGCGAGGTGAACGAGATTGAGAATCTCTGCAGCGCCGTTGCCCGCAGACTTCTGGACCGGCATGAGTACGCGGACCGGACCGAAGTCTTCATGCGCAGCGAGTTTATGGTCAAGCGCGAGACACCGGTCAGCCACACCACATGCCATGAGGTGGTCAAGGTACATGCCCGTGCGGTCGCCCGCCGCACATTCCGCGAACCAATTGTCAGGAAAAGTATCGGTGCGGAAGTCACCGGCATGACGGCATGCCCATGCGCCCAGAATATCATGAAGGAGCGGGCGATGTACGTATTCCACACGCTTGGGGTCAGCGAGGACGTGGTCAACGGGTTCTTTGCCGAGGTCCCGATGGCGACGCACAACCAGCGGGGCAGGGGGTTCCTCTGCATCGAGACTGATGACGACCAGCACGTAGACTTGGAAAAGATCATCGGAATCTTAAAAGAGTCCATGAGTTCAGGGATTTACGAACTACTCAAGCGTGGAGACGAGAGCCATGTGGTGCTTGCCGCGCACAAAAATCCACGGTTTGTGGAGGACTGTGTCCGGGAGATGGCAAAGAAGGTGCTCGCCGAGTTCGAGTACCTTTCCGGTGATTCGATGGTCATCATCAAGCAGACCAATGAGGAGAGCATCCACCAGCACGATGCCTACGCGGAGCGCCGGGCGACGATCGCCGAACTGGTTGACGAACTCAATGGTGAGCGGTTCCACAATTCAGAGAACAACCAGTGA
- a CDS encoding DNA-directed RNA polymerase subunit L translates to MIVKVLELESNKARLLVQGEGHTFMNALTDEILRDPSVDVAKYIIEFQFSEPELLVTTKGKKDPMVVIRDACKRLSRNCDKLIKGLGK, encoded by the coding sequence ATGATTGTAAAAGTACTCGAGCTGGAGAGTAACAAGGCACGTCTCCTCGTTCAGGGTGAAGGACATACCTTCATGAACGCCCTCACCGATGAGATCCTCCGCGACCCTTCCGTTGACGTCGCAAAATATATCATTGAGTTCCAGTTTTCGGAGCCGGAACTCCTCGTCACCACCAAAGGCAAAAAAGATCCCATGGTGGTCATCCGGGATGCGTGCAAGCGGCTCTCCAGGAACTGCGATAAGCTGATCAAGGGACTTGGAAAGTAA
- the frhG gene encoding coenzyme F420 hydrogenase subunit gamma, with translation MADKITVGYTHLSGCTGCTVALADNYAGLLTLLDKYVDLKYMPTLADARHIQKVDVSFVEGSVCINDKLAVAEIKETREKSAVVVALGGCACYGNITRFGRGGQQNQPAHEAYLPIGDIIKVDVYIPGCAPTPQMIRNVAVMAYLLLKGTKEQKELATKFLTPLMLAAQRGTTACFCDLMTEVINQGLCMGCGSCASACPVRAITHEYGKPQGQRDLCIKCGACYNQCPRSWFSFDVVGSYEAINEAIMAALQ, from the coding sequence GTGGCAGATAAGATTACAGTAGGCTACACACACCTGAGTGGGTGTACCGGTTGTACTGTGGCACTCGCAGACAACTACGCAGGACTGTTAACGCTCCTCGACAAGTACGTTGACCTGAAGTACATGCCAACACTTGCAGATGCAAGGCACATCCAGAAGGTCGATGTCTCGTTCGTTGAGGGTTCAGTCTGTATTAATGATAAACTTGCAGTTGCAGAAATCAAGGAAACACGTGAGAAATCAGCAGTCGTCGTAGCACTCGGTGGTTGCGCCTGTTACGGCAACATCACCCGGTTCGGCCGCGGCGGCCAGCAGAACCAGCCGGCACATGAGGCATACCTGCCGATCGGCGATATCATCAAGGTCGACGTATACATCCCCGGATGCGCACCAACTCCCCAGATGATCAGGAATGTCGCGGTCATGGCATACCTGCTCCTGAAGGGAACCAAGGAACAGAAGGAGCTGGCGACCAAGTTCTTAACCCCGCTCATGCTGGCGGCACAGAGAGGGACAACCGCATGCTTCTGCGACCTGATGACCGAAGTCATCAACCAGGGTCTCTGTATGGGATGCGGCAGCTGTGCATCAGCCTGCCCGGTCCGTGCAATCACCCATGAGTACGGCAAGCCCCAGGGACAGCGCGACCTGTGCATCAAGTGCGGTGCGTGCTACAACCAGTGCCCGCGGAGCTGGTTCAGCTTCGATGTCGTGGGTTCGTACGAGGCGATCAACGAGGCCATAATGGCGGCGCTTCAGTGA
- a CDS encoding NAD(P)H-dependent oxidoreductase produces the protein MKICIIYHSETGNTRHVAQHLASACSDVRLIEVYDRADYLPLTRFLSRCKKARGEEMTPIEPVSIDVAGYDLLVLGSPVWAFKPTPVIHAAIDCLRGCEGKAVIGFFTHGGRPGSSEETFTAWCEKRKMQVKGTMTIHMKEIENEKKAKELFTIVSAAVRA, from the coding sequence ATGAAAATTTGCATTATCTACCATTCTGAAACCGGCAATACGCGGCACGTAGCGCAGCACCTTGCATCAGCGTGCAGCGATGTGCGGCTTATTGAGGTGTATGACCGTGCAGACTATCTGCCCCTTACCCGGTTTTTAAGCCGGTGTAAAAAGGCGCGGGGTGAAGAGATGACCCCAATCGAACCGGTATCGATCGATGTTGCGGGTTATGATCTTCTTGTTCTGGGTTCTCCGGTCTGGGCATTCAAACCGACGCCGGTGATTCATGCCGCGATCGATTGCCTCAGAGGTTGCGAGGGCAAAGCTGTCATAGGATTTTTCACCCATGGCGGGAGGCCGGGGTCATCCGAGGAAACTTTTACCGCATGGTGCGAAAAGCGCAAAATGCAGGTGAAGGGCACGATGACGATCCATATGAAAGAGATTGAGAATGAAAAAAAGGCAAAAGAGCTCTTCACAATAGTCAGTGCCGCAGTACGCGCGTAA
- the frhD gene encoding coenzyme F420-reducing hydrogenase, FrhD protein, with product MLYSEIVIAGCGNPLFADDGFGPAVVEEMQKLSLPDNVTIIDAGLGGPHFIFTLLDPEVTKKLIIIDIADFGEKPGTLAKFKVEDLPPGSYRDAHSWDLTEPLQRIKDLIDITVVGCQPARVTDPEMEIGLSDEVSNAIPRTIRFVLEMAGINYGTTIKCLQEERQRGTAKNCGSAETS from the coding sequence ATGCTGTATTCCGAGATTGTGATCGCAGGGTGCGGAAACCCCCTGTTTGCCGATGACGGATTTGGCCCGGCTGTGGTTGAGGAGATGCAGAAGCTCTCGCTTCCCGACAATGTAACAATAATCGATGCGGGTCTTGGCGGCCCGCACTTTATTTTTACGCTCCTTGATCCGGAAGTTACCAAAAAGCTCATCATCATCGATATTGCGGATTTTGGCGAGAAGCCCGGGACTTTGGCAAAGTTCAAGGTGGAAGACCTTCCCCCCGGCAGTTACCGTGACGCACATTCATGGGACCTGACCGAACCGCTCCAGCGGATAAAAGATCTCATCGATATCACGGTCGTCGGATGCCAGCCGGCGCGTGTCACCGATCCCGAGATGGAGATCGGACTCTCGGATGAAGTTTCAAACGCTATACCCAGGACGATACGGTTCGTACTGGAAATGGCAGGGATAAATTATGGGACTACTATCAAGTGTCTTCAAGAAGAACGTCAGCGAGGAACCGCCAAAAACTGCGGCTCCGCAGAAACCAGCTGA
- the frhA gene encoding coenzyme F420 hydrogenase subunit alpha, with protein sequence MSKVVEISPTTRHEGHSKLVLKVNDAGIIEKGNWCSITPVRGVEKLAIGKTPEQVPKIASRVCGICPVAHNLAGTEAMEASIKCEIPKDAKMLRHIVQLANRAHSIALHNILLLPDYYIPGTETKINPFTAEEPVRTVAKRIQRIREIGQTIGQIAGGECIHPSNTRIGGMYRNCSEQAKTKMYDLAKEGLTLAHAQSEFMIAVIRSYHKRDSVDVGGMKVPMPKDLGFHNQGYLATHAFYGSSSLDECPSWDINRFKEARPYDWYMGEMDITLEEPRYPIGGTTKMGTKTNPQMEACTGIPMYDGQPVEVGPRARLVTYKKYDEKGTCGQNVARQMEYQDCFYEMIDCIDALDPNGKVVADHIPTGDGSLGWASNEAPRGTDVHIARVKDWKVQYFSMLVPTTWNFATCSAALTGAPWQLAEVIMRGYDPCVSCATHMIVIDEDNKLVAQKLIQ encoded by the coding sequence TTGTCGAAAGTTGTAGAGATTTCCCCAACCACAAGACATGAGGGACACTCAAAACTCGTCTTGAAGGTTAACGACGCAGGTATCATCGAGAAGGGTAACTGGTGTTCCATTACCCCGGTGAGGGGCGTTGAAAAACTTGCCATCGGCAAGACACCAGAGCAGGTCCCAAAGATCGCGTCCCGTGTCTGTGGTATCTGTCCGGTTGCACACAACCTGGCAGGCACCGAGGCGATGGAAGCATCCATCAAGTGCGAGATCCCCAAGGACGCAAAGATGCTCCGTCACATCGTCCAGCTGGCCAACCGTGCCCACAGCATTGCACTGCACAACATCCTGCTCCTGCCCGATTACTATATTCCGGGCACCGAGACGAAGATCAACCCGTTCACGGCAGAAGAGCCGGTGCGCACCGTTGCAAAGCGGATCCAGCGGATACGTGAGATCGGGCAGACCATTGGCCAGATTGCCGGTGGCGAGTGCATCCACCCGAGCAACACACGCATCGGCGGCATGTACCGGAACTGCTCCGAGCAGGCCAAGACCAAGATGTACGACCTGGCAAAGGAAGGGCTTACCCTTGCCCACGCCCAGTCAGAGTTTATGATTGCGGTTATCCGCAGCTACCACAAGAGAGACTCCGTGGACGTTGGCGGCATGAAAGTTCCGATGCCCAAAGACCTCGGTTTCCACAACCAGGGCTACCTGGCAACCCATGCGTTCTATGGCAGCTCAAGCCTTGACGAGTGCCCCAGCTGGGACATCAACCGGTTCAAGGAAGCCCGGCCGTATGACTGGTATATGGGTGAGATGGACATTACCCTTGAAGAGCCACGATACCCGATCGGCGGCACCACCAAGATGGGCACCAAGACCAACCCCCAGATGGAAGCCTGCACCGGCATCCCGATGTACGACGGCCAGCCAGTCGAAGTCGGCCCGCGTGCACGTCTCGTCACGTACAAGAAATATGACGAGAAAGGCACCTGCGGCCAGAACGTTGCCCGCCAGATGGAGTACCAGGACTGCTTCTACGAGATGATCGACTGCATCGACGCACTTGATCCCAACGGCAAGGTCGTTGCAGACCACATCCCGACCGGCGACGGCTCCCTCGGCTGGGCATCCAACGAGGCCCCGCGCGGGACTGATGTCCACATTGCCCGTGTCAAGGACTGGAAAGTCCAGTACTTCAGCATGCTCGTCCCAACCACGTGGAACTTCGCGACCTGCAGCGCAGCCTTAACCGGCGCACCCTGGCAGCTTGCCGAAGTGATCATGCGCGGGTATGACCCCTGTGTGTCATGTGCAACCCACATGATCGTGATCGATGAGGACAACAAGCTGGTAGCCCAGAAACTCATCCAGTGA
- a CDS encoding translation initiation factor IF-2 subunit beta, whose translation MTDPYENLLKKAYSNISEVSVSSERFVVPEAKAYIEGKTTVLENFVEIADKIRRDHDHLMKFLLGELGTSGKIDGNRAIFNGKFEIALVKAIIKNYVDDYVICSECGRPDTKLVKDDRVQLLRCDACGGHRPVRKRKARTEPVEKNLEEGAILDLEIQSLSRRGDGVVKMGRYIIYVANAKPGQQVKVKISRVSGSIVFTERAV comes from the coding sequence ATGACCGATCCCTATGAAAATCTCCTAAAAAAGGCATATTCGAATATTTCCGAGGTGAGTGTCTCTTCAGAACGGTTTGTTGTTCCCGAAGCCAAGGCCTATATTGAAGGCAAGACAACCGTGCTTGAAAATTTTGTCGAGATTGCCGACAAGATCCGGCGCGACCATGACCACCTGATGAAATTTTTGTTAGGCGAGCTCGGGACCTCAGGTAAGATCGATGGCAACCGTGCAATTTTCAACGGTAAGTTCGAGATCGCATTGGTCAAGGCGATCATCAAGAATTACGTGGACGATTATGTCATCTGCTCCGAGTGCGGCAGGCCGGATACAAAACTGGTCAAGGATGACCGTGTCCAGCTGCTGCGCTGCGATGCGTGCGGCGGTCACCGCCCGGTAAGGAAGCGCAAGGCACGCACCGAGCCGGTGGAAAAGAACCTTGAAGAGGGGGCGATCCTTGACCTTGAAATCCAGTCACTCTCCCGCAGGGGGGACGGGGTCGTGAAGATGGGGCGGTATATCATCTACGTGGCGAATGCAAAACCAGGCCAGCAGGTAAAAGTCAAGATCTCACGGGTCTCCGGTTCGATCGTCTTTACCGAACGGGCGGTTTAA
- a CDS encoding MBL fold metallo-hydrolase, whose translation MKLTLLGTGDAIGTPKVGCSCPQCTRARETGEMRLRTSLLLEHDGAYILIDTSPDLRQQLLLNGSPKIDAVIWTHGHYDHFIGFGEFYRVQEVPPVYAAPPVLSYCAEVFRFLSFEKHPVNPYEQFTIAGCSITPFMVKHPPAYTCGMLVECNGARIGFTSDTNADIPKKSLDLLYDLDLLLIDALVPSDVRIHKHMNYLDACTLAQDLKPQEFRCVHVSHMISWDLPNVGRDFETFTF comes from the coding sequence ATGAAACTGACCCTTCTTGGCACCGGCGATGCGATCGGCACACCGAAGGTCGGGTGCTCCTGCCCCCAGTGCACCCGTGCCCGTGAGACAGGAGAGATGCGCCTTCGGACGTCCCTTCTCCTTGAGCATGACGGTGCCTACATCCTTATCGACACTTCCCCCGACCTCCGGCAGCAGCTCCTCCTCAACGGTTCTCCGAAGATCGATGCGGTGATCTGGACCCATGGGCACTACGATCACTTCATTGGGTTCGGTGAATTCTACCGTGTGCAGGAAGTGCCGCCGGTGTATGCCGCCCCGCCGGTGCTCTCCTACTGTGCCGAAGTGTTCAGGTTCCTTTCATTTGAAAAGCACCCGGTCAACCCGTACGAACAGTTCACTATTGCCGGGTGCTCCATCACCCCTTTTATGGTTAAACATCCCCCGGCATACACATGTGGCATGCTCGTTGAATGTAACGGGGCGCGGATCGGATTCACCTCGGACACCAACGCCGATATCCCGAAAAAAAGCCTCGATTTGTTATACGACCTTGACCTCCTGCTCATCGATGCCCTCGTCCCGTCGGATGTCAGGATCCACAAGCACATGAACTACCTTGATGCCTGCACGCTCGCACAGGACTTAAAGCCACAGGAGTTCAGGTGCGTGCACGTGAGCCACATGATCTCATGGGATCTTCCCAATGTTGGCAGAGACTTCGAGACCTTCACGTTCTGA
- a CDS encoding AIR synthase-related protein, producing MTSFIHRIEVCYKSDPRLKSRTDRIRSLGFPIKKLHLIDTYTIAMSSRDFTHGELIRIGEHLANPVVQKYTIDTATKADFDYAIGVGFLPGVTDNAGTTAKQTIGDYFSITFGEDDAVYTSQLYLVCGNLSSSSLQRLAAVLANPLVNRVHIKTRQEYGDKGMDPVVPRVHLHELPTAETVSLDLDDRSLARLGKEGIIDPLTGQRRGPLALDLAQLHAIRTYFSRQRRNPTDVELESLAQTWSEHCKHTIFASPMDNDIPLGLYKSCIQAATNKIRKEKGDRDICVSVFSDNSGAIIFDEKHLVTHKVETHNSPSALDPFGGALTGIVGVNRDTIGFGLGAKPCINYYGYCMGDPDKETGLFRGKNKVNPILSPRQILDGVVRGVGVGGNCSGIPTPQGWCYFNDRYIGKPLVFAGTVGVMPLEYHHRTLFEKQAKPGDLIVMAGGRVGKDGIHGATFSSEALDPGSPVTAVQIGDPITQKKLSDVIVKEARDLGLYHSITDNGAGGLSCSVAEMARECNGCHVSLDKVPLKYPGMAPWEIWISESQERMTLAIPQENLAVFMNLMQRRDVEATVIGTFTDTGRCVVECHGRVVMDVDLKFLHDGLPKKHLKTICKKNTYPEPAVTCPARLDETLLSMLQRKNICSKEFISTQYDHTVQGGYVLGPVQGKGRVQTASSLTKVVLGSKKGVGLSQGLFPLYSEIDPYLMAAAGIDTAIRGLVALGIPLDKIALLDNFCWCSSDDPGRLGQLKQAAQGCYDFATAFGTPFISGKDSMFNDFSGFDADNNPVKISVPPTLLISSIGIHPDVSAAVSMDAKFDGDLIYVIGETSEELGGSEYFASLGAIGNKVPALDAQKAKARYQRLTGAIGKELVASAHPVSHGGLAVALAKVAIAGRIGMDLVITSAMRPDYYLFSESLGRFVVTVFEGNRKAFEKVMGTDALLLGTAGGTSFRVAAQKTLIDTPMDRLENAYKSPFRGY from the coding sequence ATGACTTCTTTTATCCACCGGATAGAAGTATGCTATAAATCCGATCCGCGGTTAAAATCAAGAACCGACAGGATCCGCTCTTTAGGTTTTCCCATCAAAAAACTGCATCTTATCGATACCTATACCATTGCAATGAGCTCACGGGATTTTACCCATGGTGAGTTAATCCGGATTGGCGAACATCTCGCCAATCCGGTCGTCCAGAAATATACAATTGATACCGCGACAAAAGCAGATTTTGATTATGCGATTGGGGTAGGATTTCTCCCGGGCGTTACCGATAATGCCGGTACAACGGCAAAACAGACGATAGGGGATTATTTCTCCATAACCTTCGGCGAGGACGATGCAGTCTATACCTCGCAGCTCTACCTGGTCTGCGGGAACCTTTCATCCTCTTCGCTGCAGAGGCTCGCGGCTGTACTGGCAAATCCCCTCGTAAACCGCGTGCATATCAAAACCCGGCAAGAATACGGTGACAAGGGCATGGATCCGGTCGTGCCCCGTGTCCACCTGCATGAACTGCCGACGGCAGAAACAGTGAGCCTTGACCTTGATGACCGGAGCCTTGCACGGCTCGGGAAAGAGGGGATCATTGATCCACTGACAGGACAGCGGAGAGGCCCGCTTGCACTTGACCTCGCCCAGCTTCACGCGATCCGCACCTATTTTTCCCGGCAACGAAGGAATCCTACAGATGTGGAACTCGAGTCGCTCGCCCAGACATGGAGCGAGCACTGCAAACACACGATCTTTGCATCACCAATGGATAATGACATCCCGCTCGGGCTCTATAAGTCCTGTATCCAGGCAGCTACCAATAAAATCAGGAAAGAAAAGGGGGACAGGGACATCTGTGTATCGGTTTTTTCGGATAACTCCGGGGCAATCATCTTTGATGAAAAGCACCTCGTGACCCATAAGGTCGAGACCCATAACTCACCGTCAGCCCTTGACCCGTTCGGCGGAGCCCTGACCGGCATCGTCGGGGTGAACCGTGACACGATCGGGTTTGGCCTTGGCGCAAAACCCTGCATCAATTATTACGGTTACTGCATGGGGGATCCAGATAAAGAAACGGGACTTTTCCGGGGTAAAAATAAGGTAAATCCCATTCTCTCCCCACGCCAGATCCTTGACGGCGTGGTAAGAGGAGTGGGTGTCGGCGGCAACTGTTCGGGCATCCCCACACCCCAGGGATGGTGTTATTTCAATGACCGGTACATCGGTAAGCCCCTCGTCTTTGCCGGCACGGTCGGGGTGATGCCGCTTGAATACCACCACAGGACACTCTTTGAAAAACAGGCGAAACCCGGTGACCTCATAGTGATGGCGGGAGGCCGGGTCGGCAAGGACGGTATCCATGGAGCCACGTTCTCCTCAGAGGCATTGGACCCGGGGAGCCCGGTGACCGCCGTCCAGATCGGAGACCCGATCACGCAGAAGAAGTTATCCGATGTCATTGTCAAGGAGGCGCGGGATCTTGGACTGTACCATAGTATTACCGATAACGGGGCTGGCGGCCTTTCCTGTTCTGTTGCTGAGATGGCAAGGGAATGTAATGGTTGCCACGTCTCCCTTGACAAAGTACCGTTAAAATATCCCGGTATGGCACCGTGGGAGATCTGGATCTCCGAATCCCAGGAACGCATGACCCTTGCAATCCCGCAGGAAAACCTAGCGGTCTTCATGAACCTGATGCAGCGAAGGGATGTCGAGGCAACAGTGATTGGAACATTCACAGATACAGGCAGGTGTGTCGTCGAGTGCCATGGCAGGGTTGTAATGGACGTGGACTTAAAGTTCCTGCACGATGGCCTTCCAAAGAAGCACCTGAAAACCATCTGTAAAAAAAACACATACCCCGAACCGGCAGTCACTTGCCCGGCCAGGCTGGACGAGACGCTTTTGTCTATGCTGCAGAGGAAAAACATCTGCTCAAAGGAATTTATCTCGACACAGTACGACCATACTGTGCAGGGGGGATATGTCCTTGGGCCGGTCCAGGGCAAAGGGCGGGTGCAGACCGCATCTTCGTTGACAAAGGTCGTGCTGGGGTCAAAGAAGGGGGTCGGATTATCGCAGGGATTGTTCCCGTTGTATTCAGAGATCGACCCGTACCTCATGGCGGCTGCGGGGATTGACACGGCCATCCGGGGGCTGGTCGCGCTCGGCATCCCGCTGGACAAAATTGCGCTCCTCGATAACTTCTGCTGGTGCTCGTCCGATGACCCCGGACGGCTTGGGCAGCTGAAACAGGCTGCGCAGGGGTGTTATGATTTTGCCACTGCGTTTGGCACCCCGTTCATCTCCGGCAAAGACAGCATGTTCAATGATTTCTCCGGGTTCGATGCCGATAACAACCCGGTAAAGATCTCCGTGCCCCCGACGCTGCTCATCTCCTCGATCGGCATTCATCCCGATGTGTCCGCCGCCGTATCGATGGACGCCAAATTCGATGGAGACCTCATCTATGTCATCGGGGAGACATCGGAAGAACTGGGCGGGTCTGAGTATTTCGCAAGCCTCGGTGCCATCGGGAATAAGGTCCCCGCGCTCGATGCCCAAAAAGCCAAAGCACGGTACCAGCGGTTGACCGGTGCGATCGGGAAGGAGCTTGTTGCATCTGCACACCCGGTCAGCCATGGGGGCCTTGCAGTCGCCCTTGCCAAGGTCGCGATCGCGGGCCGTATCGGCATGGATCTTGTCATCACTTCTGCAATGCGTCCGGATTACTATCTCTTCTCCGAATCCTTGGGCAGGTTCGTTGTCACGGTTTTCGAGGGGAACAGGAAGGCGTTTGAGAAGGTCATGGGCACGGACGCGCTGTTGCTGGGAACGGCGGGGGGCACATCTTTTCGGGTTGCTGCACAAAAAACCCTTATCGACACACCAATGGACAGACTGGAAAATGCCTACAAATCACCATTCCGGGGGTATTGA